Proteins from a genomic interval of Oncorhynchus clarkii lewisi isolate Uvic-CL-2024 chromosome 13, UVic_Ocla_1.0, whole genome shotgun sequence:
- the LOC139424041 gene encoding prostaglandin E2 receptor EP1 subtype-like has product MATVSAPSSPSVLHHLPELNFSSCPCPSIQTLNATTLPPLINPPSFGLSCFTMTLGGLSNLSALGILAKSYVRFRHRAKAPLLLLVGALLLTDLAGNLIPGAFALHLHLGQSRRHRVAAGMRDTIEPAGMFCQLFGASLVFFGLCPLLLGSAMAVERCMGITQPLLHSALITVAHMRLAVLLLSSLALLLAGLPLVDVGSYTTQFPGTWCFLTVHGPLSTADATLALTFSGLGLTALSLSLICNTLSGLALLQARLNSQGIRTNTTVAPGRYGRTSSSPLRLLDVEMMAQLTAITMVSCVCWSPFLISISLLVGQFCRGGRSSSHTVRQSEKLVLLGLRMATWNQILDPWVYILLRRAVLRRVFQVLQPDSRSTLTQSSSCTTASRRQGIGLH; this is encoded by the exons ATGGCTACAgtctctgccccctcctctccctctgtcctccatcaCCTCCCAGAGCTCAACTTCTCCTCCTGCCCCTGTCCATCCATCCAGACCCTGAATGCCACCACACTGCCACCCCTCATAAACCCTCCCTCCTTTGGATTGTCCTGTTTCACTATGACCCTGGGTGGCCTCTCCAACCTAAGCGCCCTGGGCATCCTGGCCAAGTCCTATGTACGCTTCAGACATCGGGCCAAAGCTCCGTTACTGTTGTTAGTGGGGGCTCTACTGCTAACCGACCTTGCTGGTAATTTGATCCCTGGTGCCTTTGCCCTCCATCTGCACCTGGGTCAGAGTCGGAGGCACAGGGTGGCTGCAGGAATGCGTGACACCATCGAGCCTGCCGGGATGTTTTGCCAACTGTTCGGGGCCAGCTTGGTGTTCTTCGGCCTGTGCCCTCTATTACTGGGCAGTGCCATGGCCGTGGAGCGTTGTATGGGCATTACCCAGCCCCTCCTCCACTCTGCCCTGATCACGGTGGCCCACATGCGTCTggctgtcctcctgctgtcctcccTAGCCCTGCTGCTTGCCGGGCTCCCCCTGGTGGACGTGGGTAGTTACACAACCCAATTCCCTGGTACCTGGTGCTTTCTGACAGTCCACGGGCCGCTCTCCACGGCTGACGCCACCCTGGCCCTCACCTTCTCCGGCCTGGGGCTCACGGCGCTCAGCCTCTCCCTGATTTGTAACACCCTGAGCGGGCTGGCTCTGCTGCAGGCCAGGCTCAACTCCCAGGGCATCAGGACAAACACTACAGTAGCACCAGGACGATATGGAagaacctcctcctctcccctacgcTTGCTGGATGTAGAGATGATGGCCCAGTTGACAGCGATCACGATGGTGTCCTGTGTGTGCTGGAGCCCCTTTCTA atctccatctctctgctgGTGGGTCAGTTCTGCCGCGGCGGGCGAAGCTCCAGCCACACAGTACGTCAGTCAGAGAAGCTGGTTCTGTTGGGCCTCCGCATGGCCACCTGGAACCAGATCCTGGACCCCTGGGTCTACATCCTGCTCAGACGGGCTGTGCTGCGCAGGGTCTTCCAGGTCCTCCAGCCAGACTCCAGGTCCACCCTGACACAGAGCAGCTCCTGCACTACAGCCTCACGCAGACAGGGGATTGGACTACACTGA